The Flavobacteriales bacterium genome contains the following window.
CCCCCGTCCCTCGGTCTGCTCGTGGGCCAGTATGACAGTGCCGTGCGCCAGTTGTGACAGTGCCAGGCGATCGGCCGCCTCTTTGTTGGTGGAGCCTACCGTGTCCAGCACGATGACCTCGTTACCGATCTCTTGCTCAGACATGTTGCACTGCACTGAAGGCCCGGCCGGGGCGGGCGACCCGAACACCTACCTTTGATCGGCCCAAGTTAGACCTGGATGAAGAAAGCCAAGGGCGCGCCCAAGAGCGTCCAACTCGCCGACGCCATCGTGCTAGGCATACAAGAAGTGAAAGGACGCGACATCGTGACCCTTGACCTGCGCAACGTGCCCAACAGCGTGGCTGACGTGTTCGTCATCTGCCACGGCGACAGCGAGCGCCAGGTGCAGGCCATTGCCGAGAGCGTGGCCAAGTTCACCCGTGAGAAGGCCGACCAGAAGCCCTGGCACACCGAGGGCGAACGCAATGGCGAGTGGGTGCTCATCGATTACGTGGACGTGGTGGTCCACGTCTTCCACAAGAACAAACGTGCGTTCTACGGCCTTGAAGACCTTTGGGCCGATGCCGCACGCCGCACATACCCGAACGTAGCGTGAAGAACAACGAAGGAAAGCCGGAAGGGAAGGATCCCGCCAACCCGGGGCCCAAGCCCAAGCGGTCGTTCAACCTGTACTGGATCTACGGGGTGGTGATCGTCATCATCCTCAGCCTGCAGCTCTTCTCCATGGGCGGCAAGAGCACGGAGATCACGTGGACCGACTTCAAGACCTACGTGAGCGGCGACGATGTGAAGCGCGTGGTGGTGATCGATGGCGAAGGCGGCCGCACGGCCACGATCTTCCTCAGCGAAGCCGCGCTGAAAGAACCGGTGCACGCCGACAACCTCACGAAAGGCAAGATCAGCACCGAGGGACCGCAGTACTTCCTGAACATCGGCGGATCGGACAGCCGCTTGGAGGAGATGGAGAAACTGATGGACGCGCACAACGTTTCCGTCAACTACCGCCAACAGGACACTTGGGGGCGTGATCTCTTGAGCATCCTGATCCCGATCGGCGTACTGGCCATCCTGTGGATCTTCATCATGCGCCGCATGGGCGGTGGTGGCGGGCCCGGCGGACAGATCTTCAACATCGGCAAGAGCCGCGCGCAGGTCTTCGAGGGGGGCAAGAGCACCAACGTCAACTTCAACGACGTGGCCGGCCTCGACGAGGCTAAAGAGGAACTGGAGGAGATCGTTGACTTCCTGAAGGCACCGAAGAAGTACACCGACCTGGGAGCGAAGATCCCGAAGGGCGCGCTGCTTGTTGGTCCTCCGGGCACTGGCAAAACACTGCTTGCGAAAGCCGTTGCCGGCGAAGCGCAGGTGCCGTTCTTCTCCCTGAGCGGATCGGACTTCGTGGAGATGTTCGTGGGCGTGGGCGCCAGCCGCGTGCGCGACCTCTTCAAGCAAGCCAAGGAGAAAGCCCCGGCCATCATCTTCATCGACGAGATCGACGCCATCGGCCGGGCCCGCGGGCGCAGCGCCAGCATGGGCGCCAACGACGAGCGCGAGAACACGCTGAACCAGCTGCTCACGGAGATGGACGGCTTCGGCACCAACAGCGGGGTGATCCTGCTCGGCGCCACCAACCGCGCCGACGTGCTCGACCGTGCGTTGATGCGTCCGGGCCGCTTCGACCGCCAGATCT
Protein-coding sequences here:
- the rsfS gene encoding ribosome silencing factor, producing MKKAKGAPKSVQLADAIVLGIQEVKGRDIVTLDLRNVPNSVADVFVICHGDSERQVQAIAESVAKFTREKADQKPWHTEGERNGEWVLIDYVDVVVHVFHKNKRAFYGLEDLWADAARRTYPNVA
- the ftsH gene encoding ATP-dependent zinc metalloprotease FtsH, which encodes MKNNEGKPEGKDPANPGPKPKRSFNLYWIYGVVIVIILSLQLFSMGGKSTEITWTDFKTYVSGDDVKRVVVIDGEGGRTATIFLSEAALKEPVHADNLTKGKISTEGPQYFLNIGGSDSRLEEMEKLMDAHNVSVNYRQQDTWGRDLLSILIPIGVLAILWIFIMRRMGGGGGPGGQIFNIGKSRAQVFEGGKSTNVNFNDVAGLDEAKEELEEIVDFLKAPKKYTDLGAKIPKGALLVGPPGTGKTLLAKAVAGEAQVPFFSLSGSDFVEMFVGVGASRVRDLFKQAKEKAPAIIFIDEIDAIGRARGRSASMGANDERENTLNQLLTEMDGFGTNSGVILLGATNRADVLDRALMRPGRFDRQIYVDMPDLNERVAIFKVHLKPLKLDTSVDVEFLAKQTPGFSGADIANICNEGALIAARRKKKVIDKQDFLDAVDRVIGGLEKKNKIITQDEKRAIAYHEAGHATVSWLIEHASPLVKVTIVPRGNSLGAAWYLPEERHLTTTEQMLDEMCAALGGRAAEDITFGKVSTGALSDLEKVTKQAMAMVSIYGLNDRIGNISYYDSSGQNEYNFGKPYSEMTAQVIDQEVSKLIEGQYARAKRILSENKDKLSALADQLLEKEVIFKEDLETIFGKRAWEKEEPAPKTKPAAASEPVAPAPSPAGPTA